From the Gallaecimonas mangrovi genome, one window contains:
- a CDS encoding DUF2789 domain-containing protein has translation MEQPIHSLGELFAQLGLPDGHGDIETFIANHNGLNARVNLADAPFWNQAQASFLREGLKADSDWAESIDELNVRLR, from the coding sequence ATGGAACAGCCTATTCATTCTCTCGGTGAACTCTTTGCTCAACTCGGTTTGCCCGATGGCCATGGTGATATTGAAACCTTTATCGCCAATCACAACGGTTTAAATGCTCGAGTTAACTTGGCTGATGCACCGTTTTGGAATCAGGCACAAGCCAGCTTCTTGCGCGAAGGATTGAAAGCCGATTCAGATTGGGCCGAGAGTATCGACGAGTTAAACGTGCGTTTGCGCTGA